gtaatttgaatccacttgttcaagtcctaccctccagagcaggagaaaacaagctttttccatcctccatgtgacagccattaaGTTATTTGAACATACCCAGCTCGTTCAATTGTTCCTTATAAggttttgtttccagacccttgatcatcttggttgccctcctctgcacatgttccaacttgtcaacatccttcttaaattgtggtgcccagaacaggacaccatattccagatgtggtctgaccaaggcagaacagagtgcaAAATTGTCTCTCATCCGAGGCAgaatagtccagcatcctcttctcacagtggccaaccaaatgccaacAGGAAACCCGCAAGCATAAATACATCTTTTAAAAACCTACATTGATATTTTagcataaggtaaaaggtaaagggacccctgaccgttaggtccagttgcggacgactctggggttgcggtagggacccaggtggcgctgtggttaaaccactgagcctagggcttgctgatcagaaggtcagcggttcgaatccctgtaacggggtgagctcccgttgcttggtcccagctcctgccaacctagcagttcgaaagcacgtcaaaatgcaagtagataaataggaaccgctacagcgggaaggtaaacggcgtttccatgtgctgctctggtctgccagaagcggctttgtcatgctggccccatgacctggaagctatacgctggctccctcggccaataatgcgagatgagcgcgcaaccccagagtcggtcacgactggacctaatggtcaggggtccctttacctttaccttttacctggggttgcggcactcatctcactttattggccaagggagctggcatagaGTTTccgggttgtgtggccagcatgactaagccacttctggtgaaccagagcagcgcacggaaacaccatttaccttcctgccagagcggtacctatttatctacttgcactttgacgtgcttttgaactgctaggtttggaggagctgggaccgagcaacgggagctcaccccgtcacggggattccaACCACcgagcttctgattggcaagccctaggctctgtggtttagaccacagtgccacccgcatcccataaggtaaaggtaaagggacccctggccgttaggtccagtcagggacgactctggggttgcggcactcatctcgctttattggccgagggagccggcgtacagtttctggCGTACAGTTTGATATTTTAGCATAGAAGTGGGCAAAAAAGAAACACGAGGCAATTTTCTTGAGGTGAACTGAAGTCCACAAAAACTTTataaatgtgttttgtttattaGAGGCTACatgacttgtgtgttgtttttcaggGCTGTGCATGTAAGTGGCCTTTCCCTTTCTCCAGCATGGCACTTTGGCTTTGGCCTCTCCTGATTTTCCTGAGGGCAGAAGATGCAGGAGCCCAGGATCCAGTCAGCTTCAAGGCCTGTAAGAGGGATCCTGGTGAGAAAGTGCTGGAGGTACTGCCAGGGGGTGGCTGGGACAACTTGCGCAACATAGAGATGGGGATGGTGATGAGTCTCAACTACTCCCAGTGCCGGACCACAGAAGATGGCGAATACCTCATTCCCAACAATGTTTTTGTGCTGCCCCTCAAGAAGAGCACGGTGGAACTGCACTCTGAGATCATTCAGGACTGGCAAAACTACACGGATGCCTTCGCCCAGTCTGTCAACGCTGACATTTCCTTCCTTCCGGTGCTTAACGGAAAGTTCTCGGATGGCTCCCAGGAGACCAAGGTGCACAACGTCTATGACGAGACAGTCACCACACGGGTGCAGGCCCGGTACCACATCTACTCCGTCAAAGCTCTCCCGTCCATGGCTTTCCACGAGGAGTTTCGCCGTCAGCTTGTGAACATAGGCAACCACCTAGAGAACAATCAGAGCCGGTCTGCTGAGTACCTCGCAGAGCTGCTGGTGCTCAACTACGGCACACACGTCCTCACAGCTTTGGAAGCTGGAGCCAGCCTGATACAGGAGGACCAGGTGAAGCGCAAGTTTCTGTTGGAAAAGGCCTCGGAGAAAGCAGGCATCACTGCCTCAGCCTCAGTGACTTTTTTCAGCAAGGTGAACCTGGGAATGGGCTTCTCCTCGCAGGTCTGGGACAATCTGACTAAGAGCTACATCGACAACACCGTGGATTCCAAGATGGAGAGCTGGGGCAGTGTGCCCTTCTACCCTGGCATCACCCTCCAGAAGTGGCAAGAAGGCATCCCTAACAGCTTAGTGGCTATAGGCAAGTCTGGAAGGCCTCTGCCATTCTTCATCACTCCCGAATCTTTGCCGGAACTGCCCGAGCCTACCGTTCGGCGAGTGGCCGCTGTGGTGGAAAGGGCAATCCTCCTCTACTACGCTGTCAACACCCACCCAGGCTGCCTCAAGCCCGAGTCCAGTAACTTCAACTTCCAGGCCAACGTAGACGACGGGTCGTGCCAAAACCCCAACACGAACTTCACCTTTGGGGGAGTCTTCCAGGAATGCCACGGCGTGTCTGGCAGGGACACCGAGGAACTCTGCCAGGCCTACCGGATAAAGAACCCACTGACCGGCGGCTCTTCTTGCCCAGCCAACTTCTCTGCTGCCCTTCTGCACGGCGAGCAACGCACCGCCAGCAAGCCCAAGACGGAATGCCACCAGCAGTGCCACACCTGCTACCTTTTCCTTTCCTGCTGCGATACCGTTTGCGGCATCCGCTACTATCCCAGCACGGTGAAGTTTAATGCCTACTGGTGTGCTGCCACGGGCCCCGTCCCCCAAGACTCAGGTTTTCTCTTTGGAGGACTGTACACTACTGGGAACGAGAACCCGGTTACCAAGACCCGTGCCTGCCCGGCCTACTTCTTCCCCCTGGTGCTGTTTAATAATCTGAAGGTGTGTGTCAGCAGCGACTATGAGATGGGATCTCGGTTCGCGGTGCCCTTTGGGGGCTTCTTTAGCTGCCAGTCTGGCAATCCTTTGGCTGGATTACTGAAGGGGCAGAGCCCTGGGGTCCTCCAGGATTTTTTCTACCAGGACTCCCCTACCAAATACCCCATGAAATGCCCAGCTGGGCATAGCCAACATAAGGCCTACTTGAGCGATGGCTGCCAAATCCTCTATTGCTTGCAGGCCGGGACCCTTTTTGCCCAGCAGCTAGCCCCCCTCAAGCTCCCACCCTTCTTGCGTTCTCCCTCCACAAATTCCAGCCTTCCTGACACCATCCTGGTGCAGTCTGACGGTAGCCAAGCCTGGGTGAAAACACATGAAAGCGGGAGCTGGAG
The nucleotide sequence above comes from Zootoca vivipara chromosome 1, rZooViv1.1, whole genome shotgun sequence. Encoded proteins:
- the LOC118089640 gene encoding macrophage-expressed gene 1 protein-like, translated to MALWLWPLLIFLRAEDAGAQDPVSFKACKRDPGEKVLEVLPGGGWDNLRNIEMGMVMSLNYSQCRTTEDGEYLIPNNVFVLPLKKSTVELHSEIIQDWQNYTDAFAQSVNADISFLPVLNGKFSDGSQETKVHNVYDETVTTRVQARYHIYSVKALPSMAFHEEFRRQLVNIGNHLENNQSRSAEYLAELLVLNYGTHVLTALEAGASLIQEDQVKRKFLLEKASEKAGITASASVTFFSKVNLGMGFSSQVWDNLTKSYIDNTVDSKMESWGSVPFYPGITLQKWQEGIPNSLVAIGKSGRPLPFFITPESLPELPEPTVRRVAAVVERAILLYYAVNTHPGCLKPESSNFNFQANVDDGSCQNPNTNFTFGGVFQECHGVSGRDTEELCQAYRIKNPLTGGSSCPANFSAALLHGEQRTASKPKTECHQQCHTCYLFLSCCDTVCGIRYYPSTVKFNAYWCAATGPVPQDSGFLFGGLYTTGNENPVTKTRACPAYFFPLVLFNNLKVCVSSDYEMGSRFAVPFGGFFSCQSGNPLAGLLKGQSPGVLQDFFYQDSPTKYPMKCPAGHSQHKAYLSDGCQILYCLQAGTLFAQQLAPLKLPPFLRSPSTNSSLPDTILVQSDGSQAWVKTHESGSWRLAIATDKKEIALLLDGQDHSKLSGGSIAGISITVLAALAITMAIAVYKIRHFKSRGYQELSNERLVQDEENYGATETTPELSAA